The Arachis duranensis cultivar V14167 chromosome 2, aradu.V14167.gnm2.J7QH, whole genome shotgun sequence genome has a window encoding:
- the LOC107476362 gene encoding cytokinin riboside 5'-monophosphate phosphoribohydrolase LOG7 produces the protein MEETKSRFKRICVYCGSSSGNKASYQEAAVQLGKELVEKRIDLVYGGGSVGLMGLVSQAVHDGGRHVLGVIPKSLMPREITGDPIGEVRAVSDMHQRKAEMARQADAFIALPGGYGTLEELLEIITWAQLGIHSKPVGLLNVDGFYNSLLSFIDKAVDEGFISPKARRIIVSAPTAKQLVTELEEHVPEQDEVVSKLVWEERLNYVPESEVAM, from the exons atggaagaaaccaAATCAAGGTTCAAGAGGATTTGTGTGTATTGTGGAAGCAGTTCCGGAAACAAAGCTAGTTACCAGGAAGCTGCTGTTCAACTTGGAAAAGAGCTg GTTGAGAAAAGGATTGATCTTGTGTATGGAGGTGGGAGTGTGGGGTTGATGGGGCTTGTTTCTCAGGCTGTTCATGATGGTGGCCGCCATGTCCTAGG GGTTATCCCCAAAAGTCTCATGCCAAGAGAg ATAACTGGTGATCCAATTGGTGAAGTGAGAGCAGTATCTGATATGCACCAAAGGAAAGCTGAGATGGCTCGTCAAGCTGATGCCTTCATTGCCCTACCTG GTGGTTATGGAACACTTGAGGAATTGCTGGAAATTATTACATGGGCTCAGCTTGGTATCCATAGCAAACCG GTGGGGCTGTTGAATGTGGATGGGTTTTACAATTCATTGTTAAGTTTCATAGACAAAGCCGTTGATGAAGGCTTTATTTCTCCAAAGGCACGTCGCATAATTGTGTCAGCTCCCACAGCCAAACAATTGGTCACAGAACTTGAG GAACATGTACCTGAACAAGATGAGGTTGTATCCAAGTTGGTTTGGGAAGAGAGGCTAAATTACGTGCCTGAATCAGAAGTTGCCATGTGA